From Novipirellula artificiosorum, the proteins below share one genomic window:
- a CDS encoding 3-keto-disaccharide hydrolase: MNIHRLPSLPSRGMTRNVTVCQAAVLALSVLLVTGNMYAEETTSQLQADPEGWIDLMPSADLNGWYRVTVPPGGELGRAQWHVDRDNGLLICDGDGGHDMLLTETEYGDAIFHFEFRYTVVEGKTGYNSGAYVRNSKNGEIWHQAQFGDGRDGYLFGVTPSPEGKPKFFRLKDQVTEGRVKPAGQWNTMEMTAKGEKISLWVNGEMTCEFETCGRAQGHLGLEGEGYRIEFRNLKLKPLP, translated from the coding sequence ATGAACATCCATCGATTACCTTCCCTTCCGTCGCGCGGCATGACTCGCAACGTAACGGTTTGCCAAGCCGCCGTGCTCGCCTTGTCGGTGCTGCTGGTCACTGGCAACATGTACGCTGAGGAGACCACGAGCCAGTTGCAGGCCGACCCCGAGGGTTGGATCGACCTGATGCCATCGGCAGACTTAAATGGGTGGTACCGTGTCACGGTTCCCCCGGGTGGCGAATTGGGACGCGCACAATGGCATGTCGATCGGGACAACGGTTTGCTCATTTGTGATGGCGATGGAGGCCACGATATGCTGTTGACCGAAACAGAGTACGGCGACGCGATCTTCCATTTTGAGTTTCGCTACACCGTGGTGGAAGGCAAAACGGGGTACAACAGTGGCGCTTACGTCCGCAATTCCAAGAATGGCGAGATTTGGCATCAAGCCCAATTCGGCGATGGTCGTGATGGTTACCTATTCGGCGTGACCCCCAGCCCCGAAGGCAAACCCAAATTCTTCCGCTTGAAGGACCAGGTCACCGAGGGGCGAGTCAAACCAGCGGGACAATGGAATACGATGGAAATGACGGCCAAAGGCGAGAAGATCTCACTGTGGGTCAACGGCGAAATGACGTGCGAATTTGAAACCTGCGGGCGCGCTCAAGGCCATCTTGGGCTTGAAGGCGAAGGCTACCGAATTGAATTCCGCAACCTCAAACTCAAGCCGCTACCGTAA
- a CDS encoding glycoside hydrolase family 97 protein, producing MRIRFYCFLVAVSLSTSLVVGQPVEVPSPNSRIAATLSLVEGVPHWQVVALGQPLLEPGKLGLHFADGNLGPLHTLAVTTRSIDETIETTWGKFSQYANRCNELTWTLRETTATARTLQIILRAYDDGIAVRYRLPEHSGWDSTIRLADDLTEYCFSEDATGWCYAGEHDPIGPQPLSRFHQSEKIAARLPLVVQFPSGLHAAVMEAAIEHIAPMDLVALEGRDSSFRTHFAASTLASGGVTSWRTLLVGKSAGDLLTSPLLECLNPACAIEDTDWIQPGLAMWDWRAWGATTDDGFTYGLDMPSWRRFVDFAATHGIGYLVLDAGWYGLEFEATSDPRTSRPYLLVQPDPKSPRLVPQDPPANWQDPTDIPELIRYARDKEVGIILYFNDIARVNFPFDETLALYQKWGAAGIKYGFMKGNGQKKVLDTRMIVKKCAEHQLLCDFHDDPIPPSGDQRTYPNYVTREFCHSQSDALRSFSPSDFCEQVFVNMLAGPLDMCNGLYTLENPARDRPKVFMNVDSTVVAETARVMIVFSGLSILPDCPEAYEAKADLFEFLGKLPMTWQETRILHGKIGHFITTARRSGSEWFIASATNEQSRSLPIKLDFLEPNQTYTATLYEDAPDADYLHNREAYRIRRIEVKQGDKIDATMAPGGGHCVWIRRTQ from the coding sequence ATGAGAATTCGATTCTACTGCTTCCTTGTTGCTGTTTCGCTGAGCACATCCCTTGTCGTCGGCCAACCGGTTGAGGTGCCAAGCCCTAACTCACGTATCGCGGCAACGTTGAGCCTTGTCGAAGGCGTGCCCCACTGGCAAGTTGTCGCACTGGGGCAGCCACTTCTTGAGCCGGGCAAATTGGGGCTACATTTCGCCGACGGGAATCTCGGACCGTTGCATACCCTCGCGGTCACCACCCGATCGATCGATGAGACCATCGAAACCACTTGGGGAAAGTTTTCCCAGTACGCGAACCGTTGCAATGAACTCACTTGGACGTTACGAGAGACGACAGCGACCGCACGAACGCTTCAAATCATCCTTCGTGCTTATGATGACGGCATCGCGGTTCGCTATCGGCTTCCCGAGCACAGTGGATGGGATTCCACGATTCGGCTGGCGGACGATCTGACGGAATATTGTTTTTCGGAGGATGCCACGGGTTGGTGCTATGCAGGGGAGCATGACCCGATCGGACCGCAACCGCTTAGCCGCTTTCATCAAAGCGAAAAGATCGCGGCTCGATTGCCGTTGGTGGTACAGTTTCCATCTGGGCTGCATGCGGCGGTCATGGAGGCGGCAATCGAACACATCGCTCCGATGGATTTGGTTGCTCTAGAAGGTCGTGACTCATCGTTCCGAACCCATTTCGCCGCATCGACCTTGGCGAGTGGCGGGGTCACCAGTTGGCGGACCCTGCTCGTCGGCAAATCCGCTGGCGATCTGCTGACTTCTCCCCTGCTGGAGTGTCTGAATCCAGCCTGTGCCATCGAGGACACCGATTGGATCCAACCAGGGCTGGCGATGTGGGATTGGCGAGCTTGGGGAGCAACGACCGACGATGGATTCACCTATGGATTGGATATGCCCAGTTGGCGGCGATTTGTCGATTTCGCGGCAACTCACGGTATCGGCTACCTGGTCTTGGATGCCGGGTGGTATGGGCTGGAATTTGAAGCCACCTCCGATCCTCGAACCAGTCGTCCCTACTTGCTTGTCCAACCCGACCCAAAGAGTCCTCGGCTCGTTCCGCAGGACCCACCGGCGAATTGGCAGGACCCCACAGATATTCCGGAACTGATCCGATACGCAAGAGACAAGGAAGTGGGCATCATTTTGTACTTCAACGATATCGCTCGGGTGAACTTCCCCTTCGACGAGACGCTGGCGCTTTACCAGAAATGGGGGGCCGCTGGAATCAAGTACGGATTCATGAAGGGCAATGGACAGAAGAAGGTGCTCGACACGCGAATGATTGTCAAAAAATGCGCCGAGCATCAGTTACTTTGCGATTTCCACGACGATCCGATTCCACCTTCGGGGGATCAACGTACGTACCCCAATTATGTGACGCGCGAGTTCTGTCATTCCCAATCCGATGCGCTTCGTTCCTTTTCACCAAGTGATTTTTGTGAGCAAGTGTTTGTGAACATGCTGGCGGGACCGTTGGACATGTGCAATGGACTCTACACCTTGGAAAACCCCGCACGAGACCGGCCGAAGGTCTTCATGAATGTCGATTCGACGGTCGTAGCCGAAACCGCGCGTGTGATGATTGTTTTCTCGGGACTGTCGATTTTGCCCGATTGTCCGGAGGCTTACGAAGCCAAGGCCGACCTGTTTGAGTTTCTTGGCAAGCTGCCGATGACTTGGCAAGAAACACGAATCCTGCATGGTAAAATTGGCCATTTCATCACGACCGCGCGGCGCAGCGGTAGCGAATGGTTCATCGCATCGGCAACGAACGAGCAGTCACGCAGCTTGCCCATCAAGCTTGATTTCCTGGAACCGAATCAAACCTACACCGCAACCCTGTACGAAGATGCGCCCGACGCTGATTACCTCCACAATCGTGAAGCTTATCGGATCCGAAGGATCGAAGTGAAACAGGGCGACAAGATCGATGCAACGATGGCTCCCGGTGGCGGACACTGCGTATGGATCCGCAGAACCCAGTAG
- a CDS encoding shikimate kinase yields MNVVLVGYRGTGKSAVAKLLADALGLEVVSLDAELIKKAGKSVPEIVEQQGWAGFRDLEEEIVRTFAARDGLVIDCGGGVIERESNFGVLREAGPVFWLKASPRTIVERIGGDDQRPSLTGTKSFTDEVVEVLERRTPLYERIAHKTIDTDSRSIEAVAAEIERQL; encoded by the coding sequence ATGAACGTGGTCTTGGTTGGATATCGAGGAACAGGCAAGAGTGCCGTTGCGAAGTTGCTCGCCGATGCACTCGGGCTGGAAGTGGTCAGTTTGGATGCGGAATTGATCAAGAAAGCGGGCAAATCGGTTCCCGAAATCGTCGAGCAGCAAGGGTGGGCAGGCTTTCGCGATCTTGAGGAAGAAATCGTCCGCACGTTTGCAGCACGTGACGGGTTGGTCATCGATTGTGGCGGCGGTGTGATTGAGCGAGAGAGCAACTTTGGCGTGTTGCGCGAGGCGGGCCCCGTCTTTTGGTTGAAGGCGTCACCACGAACGATCGTCGAGCGGATCGGTGGTGACGACCAGCGGCCATCGCTAACGGGTACCAAGAGCTTCACCGATGAGGTGGTCGAGGTCCTCGAGCGACGGACTCCCTTGTACGAGCGAATTGCGCACAAGACCATTGACACCGACTCACGGTCGATTGAAGCGGTCGCTGCCGAGATTGAGCGTCAACTCTAG
- the argS gene encoding arginine--tRNA ligase: MHLPDLLRLRLADALSELTKFGLTGDVGAYASMIRATNDPKFGDYQVNCAMPLAKQWGTTNAEFSNPRKVAAAIVDALQVGDLCEPAEVAGPGFINLRLKDSYLVDQLRAMLGDPRCLVSKANPARRILVDFSSPNVAKPMHVGHIRSTVIGDALARTLRFLGHETITDNHLGDWGTQFGIIIYGYKHFGDPDLVAKNPVPELSKLYRLVNQLIEYRKAKRSIETAQTDRCAAESEVERLQAESIATSDPKEQKKAKKRLASAQSKLKSLDSKLRSATKKIAAVENDADLRVKAQQHADVDHAVLQETVKLHQGDEQNLRLWEEFLPHCKDEINRIYDALDIGFDHTLGESFYHSMLSEVVEDLKKRGLARDSEGAVCVFLEGFDAPMIIQKKDGAFLYATTDLATLAYRLEEFAPDEILYVVDTRQSEHFEKLFAVAEQIGRDKVKLVHVNFGTVLGEDGRPMKTRSGTLIGLEGLLSDAIDRARQVVCDPERLSRIDPPMDREEQRRVAEAVGLGAIKYADLSHHRTSDYRFSLDKMVSLDGNTSAYIQYSYARTQGILRKAGSSETAVTEIAESIDRFHHPAERALAISLLRLEEALKAVHQDYAPNALVDYLYETAKAYAVFNDNCHVLKADNDAIASLRLALVALCGRVLRLGLDLLGIHVVARM; this comes from the coding sequence ATGCATCTCCCTGACCTTCTACGTCTGCGATTGGCAGACGCGCTGTCGGAATTGACGAAGTTTGGACTCACGGGGGACGTCGGCGCGTATGCGTCAATGATCCGCGCCACCAATGACCCGAAATTTGGTGATTACCAGGTCAATTGCGCAATGCCACTTGCCAAGCAATGGGGCACCACGAACGCCGAATTCAGTAACCCTCGCAAAGTGGCTGCGGCGATTGTTGATGCGCTTCAGGTCGGTGACCTTTGTGAGCCGGCGGAGGTCGCTGGTCCTGGCTTTATCAACCTGCGATTGAAGGATTCCTACTTAGTTGACCAACTACGTGCGATGCTTGGTGACCCTCGCTGTTTGGTGTCCAAGGCCAATCCGGCTCGCCGAATCCTCGTCGATTTTTCGTCTCCCAATGTTGCCAAGCCCATGCATGTTGGCCACATTCGCAGCACGGTGATCGGCGATGCACTCGCCCGAACCCTGCGTTTCCTCGGCCACGAAACGATCACCGACAATCACCTGGGGGATTGGGGAACTCAGTTTGGAATCATCATTTATGGCTACAAACATTTTGGCGATCCCGATCTCGTTGCGAAGAACCCGGTCCCCGAATTGTCAAAGCTGTATCGTTTGGTCAATCAATTGATCGAGTACCGCAAGGCCAAGCGATCGATCGAAACGGCTCAAACGGATCGGTGTGCGGCCGAATCCGAAGTCGAGCGTTTACAGGCTGAATCGATAGCGACCTCCGATCCCAAAGAACAGAAGAAAGCGAAGAAACGCCTGGCGAGCGCCCAATCGAAATTGAAATCACTCGATAGCAAGCTTCGCTCCGCAACCAAGAAAATCGCAGCCGTCGAAAACGATGCCGATTTGCGGGTCAAGGCCCAACAACACGCGGACGTTGATCATGCGGTGTTGCAAGAGACGGTGAAGTTGCACCAGGGGGACGAACAGAATTTACGATTGTGGGAGGAGTTTTTGCCCCATTGCAAGGATGAGATTAACCGTATCTACGACGCACTCGATATCGGTTTCGATCATACACTCGGTGAAAGCTTCTACCATTCGATGCTGTCCGAAGTCGTGGAGGATCTAAAAAAACGTGGACTCGCACGCGATAGCGAAGGAGCCGTTTGTGTTTTCTTGGAGGGTTTTGACGCACCCATGATCATCCAGAAAAAGGATGGCGCGTTTTTGTATGCGACGACCGATCTGGCAACCTTGGCGTATCGGCTTGAGGAGTTTGCACCCGATGAGATCTTGTATGTCGTCGATACGCGGCAAAGCGAGCATTTTGAAAAGCTGTTTGCGGTGGCAGAACAGATCGGTAGGGACAAGGTCAAATTGGTGCATGTCAATTTTGGAACCGTGTTGGGAGAAGATGGGCGTCCGATGAAAACCCGCAGCGGCACACTCATCGGGCTCGAGGGGCTGTTGTCGGACGCAATCGATCGTGCCCGGCAAGTGGTTTGTGACCCCGAACGATTGTCGCGAATCGATCCGCCGATGGACCGTGAAGAACAACGTCGGGTTGCCGAAGCCGTGGGGCTCGGTGCGATCAAATACGCCGACCTATCACATCATCGAACCAGTGACTATCGATTTAGCCTTGATAAGATGGTTTCGCTTGATGGGAACACCTCGGCCTACATTCAGTATTCGTATGCGAGAACGCAGGGCATTCTTCGCAAAGCGGGCTCGAGCGAAACCGCCGTGACAGAAATTGCCGAATCCATCGACCGGTTCCATCACCCGGCGGAGCGAGCTTTAGCAATCAGTTTGCTCAGGTTGGAGGAAGCACTGAAGGCAGTCCACCAAGATTATGCGCCGAACGCTTTGGTCGATTATCTGTATGAGACGGCAAAAGCTTATGCCGTCTTTAATGACAATTGCCATGTCTTGAAGGCGGACAATGATGCAATCGCGTCGCTTCGCTTGGCACTGGTCGCCCTCTGCGGGCGTGTGCTTCGACTCGGTCTTGACTTGTTGGGTATCCACGTCGTTGCTCGGATGTAG
- a CDS encoding shikimate dehydrogenase, giving the protein MPAIDAKTTVCALFGHPVGHSLSPAIHNAAFEKLGLPYVYVAHDVEPGQVGKALEGVRAMGYRGLSVTIPHKVEAMLNVDEVDPTAQGIGCINTVVNDNGKLIGYNSDGLGALNALRDAGADPEGKQVLVLGSGGAARAIAVTLACEAPPAELSILGVVKDERDRLVADAQLRGRAKVVGVEMTNDTLGDQIAKADIVMHCSPVGMHPKEDASLVPAELLRKGLVVFDAVYNPRQTKLLKETEAAGGISIQGLEMFLGQAYVQFELWTGQKAPRDVMRQVVEASL; this is encoded by the coding sequence ATGCCTGCGATTGACGCCAAGACGACGGTTTGTGCCCTGTTTGGGCACCCGGTCGGCCATTCCCTCTCTCCCGCAATCCACAATGCGGCGTTCGAGAAACTCGGACTTCCCTACGTCTACGTGGCTCATGATGTCGAGCCGGGCCAAGTGGGCAAGGCACTCGAGGGTGTACGAGCGATGGGGTATCGAGGATTGTCCGTGACGATTCCTCATAAAGTCGAAGCCATGCTCAATGTGGATGAGGTCGACCCGACGGCTCAGGGGATTGGTTGCATCAACACGGTTGTCAATGACAACGGAAAATTGATTGGATACAACTCCGATGGACTCGGAGCGCTGAATGCTTTGCGAGACGCGGGGGCGGATCCGGAAGGAAAACAGGTGCTGGTCCTGGGATCGGGCGGCGCGGCGCGTGCCATCGCCGTCACGCTTGCCTGCGAAGCGCCACCGGCCGAACTGTCAATTCTGGGTGTCGTGAAGGACGAACGGGACCGTTTGGTCGCCGATGCCCAACTGCGTGGGCGAGCCAAGGTCGTCGGGGTTGAAATGACCAACGACACGCTCGGAGACCAAATTGCGAAAGCGGATATTGTGATGCACTGTTCTCCCGTGGGCATGCACCCCAAGGAAGATGCCAGCCTTGTACCGGCTGAATTGCTGAGGAAGGGATTGGTCGTTTTTGATGCCGTTTACAATCCACGGCAAACAAAGCTGTTGAAGGAAACGGAGGCGGCCGGCGGTATCTCCATTCAGGGGTTGGAGATGTTCTTGGGGCAAGCTTACGTTCAGTTCGAACTCTGGACAGGGCAAAAGGCACCTCGCGATGTGATGCGACAAGTGGTGGAGGCGAGTCTATGA
- a CDS encoding serine/threonine-protein kinase: MSSLTPEQFILRIKDLGLADIRAVDRVRSEHGAGNHSLAATIESMQRAGIVTTLQTEKILRGDRSGYYYGEYKVLYLIGAGTFARVYRASKDDKVFAVKVLRKRFRDEPKELEQFLREGRMGLKLRHPNIVSIYDVVPDIRHPFLVMEFVEGQTLRELVKVRGKLPADLALKLIYDVCSGLSHAAQLGISHRDLKLSNVLISTDGKAKLVDFGLAALADRNNPDVVADCPNARAIDYAALERGTGVRKDDPRSDVFFAGNMLYHMLAGTPALIETRDRLARLNVNRFIDITPLPSLVPDVPGVANQIVQKSMRYNVNERFQSAGEMQAEIKKAITLLERGDVGSAGGDYHQPMAEHHDDDELPSNEGEGYVVMFVESKATLQNAVRDRLKARGYRVLVIQDPDRALSRFAAGEERPADAVIFGASDLGSAAIEAHNRFAEEEATRDIPTVLLIDRKQTHLIAAATRGPNRKMLGLPLKVRELRTALALVLADVPRRQIGTF, from the coding sequence ATGAGTTCGCTGACCCCCGAACAATTCATCCTCCGGATCAAGGATCTTGGCTTAGCGGACATCCGCGCGGTCGATCGAGTGCGTAGTGAGCATGGTGCGGGTAATCATTCGCTCGCTGCGACCATCGAGTCGATGCAGCGAGCGGGGATCGTAACCACGCTGCAAACCGAAAAGATCCTCCGGGGAGACCGGTCCGGTTACTACTACGGTGAATACAAGGTCCTCTATTTGATTGGAGCAGGGACCTTTGCGCGGGTCTATCGGGCGTCCAAGGACGATAAGGTCTTCGCCGTTAAGGTCCTGCGCAAGCGATTTCGGGATGAGCCGAAGGAGTTGGAGCAGTTTTTACGCGAAGGTCGGATGGGCTTGAAACTCCGACATCCAAACATTGTCAGCATTTATGATGTGGTCCCGGACATCCGCCATCCGTTCTTGGTGATGGAGTTTGTCGAAGGGCAAACGCTGCGTGAATTGGTGAAGGTCCGAGGCAAACTGCCCGCAGATTTGGCGCTCAAGCTCATCTATGATGTCTGTTCCGGCTTGTCTCATGCTGCTCAGTTGGGGATTTCACACCGTGACTTGAAGTTGTCGAATGTGTTGATCTCGACCGATGGCAAAGCCAAGTTGGTTGACTTTGGTCTTGCGGCGCTTGCCGATCGCAACAACCCCGATGTGGTTGCCGATTGCCCGAACGCGCGGGCGATTGACTATGCAGCACTCGAACGTGGGACGGGGGTTCGGAAAGACGATCCGCGGAGTGATGTTTTCTTCGCGGGAAACATGCTCTACCACATGCTGGCGGGTACGCCGGCGCTTATCGAAACGCGCGACCGACTCGCTCGGCTGAATGTCAATCGCTTCATCGATATCACGCCGTTGCCATCGTTGGTACCGGACGTACCCGGTGTCGCCAATCAAATTGTGCAGAAGTCGATGCGATACAATGTCAACGAGCGCTTTCAGTCCGCGGGTGAGATGCAAGCCGAGATCAAAAAAGCGATCACCCTGCTCGAACGGGGTGACGTCGGGTCGGCCGGTGGCGATTACCATCAACCGATGGCGGAACATCACGATGACGATGAATTGCCGTCCAATGAGGGGGAAGGCTATGTGGTCATGTTCGTCGAATCGAAGGCGACGCTTCAAAACGCGGTGCGTGATCGTTTGAAGGCACGTGGGTATCGCGTGTTAGTCATTCAAGATCCCGATCGCGCGTTATCACGATTCGCGGCCGGCGAGGAAAGGCCTGCGGATGCGGTGATCTTTGGAGCCTCGGACCTCGGCAGTGCCGCCATCGAAGCCCACAATCGTTTTGCAGAAGAGGAAGCCACTCGAGATATTCCAACGGTATTGTTGATCGACCGCAAACAGACCCATTTGATCGCGGCGGCAACGCGTGGCCCCAATCGAAAAATGTTGGGGCTTCCCTTGAAGGTCCGAGAGTTGCGAACAGCGCTGGCACTCGTACTCGCCGATGTACCGCGGCGTCAAATCGGGACGTTTTAA
- the ruvA gene encoding Holliday junction branch migration protein RuvA — MIVTITGKLVRVGETAVVIESMPFEYEVLVADFTRRQLQGKIGEQARLHTLEYIEGNAAQGGRLTPRLIGFLSEPERQFFDLFCSVDGVGVKKALRAMVRPVKELAVLIEQQDAKALSALPGVGPATSERVIAKLRRKMPRFALMVDRDGVGETAELGSQVVSETFDALVTLGHSEADARKLVDDAIASGKKFKDTESLLTAIYQRSH; from the coding sequence GTGATTGTTACGATTACAGGAAAATTGGTTCGCGTGGGCGAAACGGCGGTGGTCATTGAATCGATGCCTTTTGAATACGAGGTCTTGGTCGCTGATTTTACTCGCAGACAACTGCAGGGGAAAATCGGTGAGCAAGCTCGACTGCATACGCTTGAATACATCGAGGGGAATGCGGCCCAGGGGGGACGGTTGACGCCGCGGTTGATCGGGTTTCTTTCGGAGCCTGAGCGACAGTTCTTCGACCTGTTTTGCAGCGTTGATGGCGTCGGCGTCAAGAAGGCACTTCGGGCCATGGTTCGACCGGTCAAGGAGTTGGCCGTTTTGATCGAACAGCAAGACGCCAAAGCTCTGTCGGCGTTGCCGGGGGTTGGCCCCGCCACCAGCGAACGCGTGATCGCCAAGCTACGGCGAAAGATGCCTCGATTTGCCTTGATGGTCGATCGCGATGGTGTCGGCGAAACGGCAGAACTTGGCTCTCAAGTCGTCAGCGAAACCTTCGATGCATTGGTCACGCTTGGACACAGCGAAGCCGACGCACGAAAATTGGTCGACGACGCGATCGCGAGTGGCAAGAAGTTTAAGGATACGGAATCGTTGCTTACCGCGATCTATCAACGCTCTCATTGA
- the rsfS gene encoding ribosome silencing factor: MTEPTNETEHAIETIESASPKTATKSSKSKNPMLTASRAIRPHGTEYSRKLATAAARVALENKGQDVMVLDVCAQTAEFDLFVLATGSSRRQLHAISEQIDDVLEKEIGDRRLNIEGYQESRWIVLDYGSVVVHLFDEETREYYDLESLWADGKRIPLEELGLKAE; encoded by the coding sequence ATGACAGAACCAACCAATGAAACTGAACACGCAATCGAAACGATCGAATCGGCATCCCCGAAGACCGCAACGAAATCGAGCAAGAGCAAGAACCCGATGCTGACCGCATCGCGAGCGATTCGCCCACACGGGACGGAGTACAGCCGTAAATTGGCCACCGCGGCGGCTCGTGTTGCCTTAGAGAACAAGGGCCAAGACGTCATGGTACTTGATGTTTGTGCCCAAACCGCCGAGTTTGATTTGTTCGTCTTGGCGACCGGATCGAGTCGACGGCAGTTGCACGCGATCAGCGAACAGATCGATGATGTCTTGGAAAAAGAGATCGGAGATCGACGCTTGAATATTGAGGGCTATCAAGAAAGTCGCTGGATCGTGCTCGATTACGGCAGCGTCGTCGTGCATCTGTTCGACGAAGAGACTCGCGAATACTACGACCTCGAATCGCTTTGGGCTGATGGTAAGCGGATCCCCCTCGAAGAACTCGGACTGAAAGCCGAGTAG
- a CDS encoding tetratricopeptide repeat protein, whose product MDPDDDTQRSDQPESSRDAGSLHGIRVALAGRFGSMLRREAANVLRSFGAEIVDQKGAELDWVVIGADQSPLSEADLLSESTRHAIALGTCELVHETGLWQRLGLVDLEPSTRRYYTPAMLAHLLGISVRIVRRWQRLGLITPVETLHRLPYFDFAEVATAKRLAKWIAAGESATVIEQRLVEWVELLPNIHRPLDQLSILVEGKQVLLRGGEGLIEPGGQLRFDFDAFEQGTLNEKQINASAPPPTVLSIVRDNNTSFPYNLEQADGDDEDELMSAAFQAEDAGDLQLAIDFYHAMLSRDGPHADLCFQLGELLYRRGEAIAARERYYTAIELDPDFVEARASLGIVLAETDQQELAVAAFRGALEIFPDYADVHYHLARTLDDLARCAEAVKHWRRFLSLYPDSPWAAEARMRLDGLDD is encoded by the coding sequence ATGGACCCCGACGACGACACGCAACGGAGCGACCAGCCGGAATCGTCGCGGGACGCCGGTTCGCTGCACGGGATTCGCGTGGCGCTTGCCGGACGCTTTGGATCGATGCTTCGCCGCGAAGCGGCCAACGTGCTGCGATCATTCGGTGCCGAAATTGTTGATCAAAAGGGGGCCGAACTCGATTGGGTGGTGATTGGCGCGGACCAATCTCCGCTGAGCGAAGCCGATTTATTGAGCGAGTCCACTCGACATGCCATCGCGCTGGGAACCTGTGAGTTGGTGCACGAAACGGGGTTGTGGCAAAGACTCGGACTGGTCGATCTTGAACCCTCGACGCGGCGTTACTACACACCCGCCATGTTGGCTCATCTGTTGGGCATCTCGGTACGCATCGTCCGACGCTGGCAACGGCTGGGATTGATCACCCCTGTCGAGACGCTCCATCGCCTGCCCTACTTTGATTTTGCCGAAGTCGCCACGGCCAAACGCTTAGCGAAATGGATCGCAGCCGGGGAAAGCGCCACGGTGATCGAGCAGCGATTGGTTGAGTGGGTCGAGTTGTTACCGAACATACACCGACCTTTGGACCAATTGTCGATCTTGGTCGAAGGCAAGCAGGTGTTGCTGCGAGGCGGTGAAGGATTGATCGAGCCGGGCGGACAATTGCGGTTCGATTTTGATGCATTCGAGCAGGGAACGTTGAATGAGAAACAAATTAATGCATCGGCACCACCCCCGACCGTCTTGTCCATCGTTCGCGATAACAATACGTCCTTCCCGTACAACCTTGAGCAAGCGGATGGCGACGACGAAGACGAATTGATGTCAGCGGCATTCCAGGCAGAAGACGCTGGTGATTTGCAATTGGCAATCGACTTTTATCACGCCATGCTTTCGCGGGATGGCCCCCATGCGGATCTTTGTTTTCAGCTCGGCGAACTGCTGTACCGCCGTGGCGAAGCGATTGCCGCCCGAGAACGCTATTACACTGCGATCGAATTGGATCCCGATTTCGTCGAAGCCAGAGCCAGTTTGGGGATTGTGCTTGCAGAGACCGACCAACAGGAATTGGCCGTCGCAGCGTTTCGCGGCGCGCTGGAAATTTTTCCGGACTACGCCGACGTTCACTATCACCTGGCCCGAACCCTTGACGACCTAGCACGCTGCGCCGAAGCAGTCAAACACTGGCGGCGGTTTTTGTCGTTGTACCCCGACAGCCCCTGGGCCGCAGAAGCTCGAATGCGGCTCGACGGTCTGGACGATTAG